In Vidua macroura isolate BioBank_ID:100142 chromosome 9, ASM2450914v1, whole genome shotgun sequence, the genomic window TAGTACATTTCTCAAGCAGTCATCTGAAGTCCCTGCTGGCAGTAGGCTGGGATGTGGATTGACCTAGATAGACTCAGTGGTTGAGCAAGGGTGAAATTGGTGTGGTCTTGAAGAGGGTAAGTAGTACCTGACAGAGTACAGAACAACCTTTGTGAATTCCAGAGGATGAAGCAAGGTAAAGAGTATTACCTTCCCAGTTAACAGCAGGTGTTAGAATGGCCTGGAGTGGACCCCATATTTGTGTGCCAGAGATGGCTTTAACCTTTCATATGGGACAGGACCAGggctctttctttcttcttgagGTAGGACTGCAGATAATAAAATCTTTACAGCTGACCTCCTCCACCCTTGCAAAAACACCCCCACCagaaaaacccctaaaacacaATCTGTGTTGTGGGAAATCCAAAAGGGAAGGACATTGATATTGATAATGCTTATGGCACATCATGTTAGATCTGTTGTAGACTCCTGGGGACAGAGGTGGAAATAGAGTCTCAGCCAGTTACAACAGTATTGCTTTGTAAGAGTAGAGGAAGAGGGTCAGTTCTGCTTCACAGAATGCTTTGTCTCTCCtctgggaaggcaggagctgctgctctggggcccCTTCCTGTGGTCTGTATGTGTtagctgctctgcctgtgcaaaGGGATTAATTCCTAATTGGTTTTAATGCTTAAGGAACCCATCTGTCTGAGGCAGCAGCCTGTGTTGGAAGAAAGATAGATTTGCCTGTGAAGAAGAGGGTGAATAGCATAATTGGCAGTGGTGGAAGTGGTTTGAATTCCACAGGCAGGTCTTCAGGACACTGGCACAGAACTGGAACTCTGAAATTAGATACTGTATGCTGCAGTTGATCTGATTACAATGCAGATCAATTGGAGGCATGGTGAGGTGTCACATTGTGACTTGATTGTCAGAACATTATAGTTATTTCTAAAATTCtaacataaaattaaagaaaaaaactgaacaagcagcttttagttttgttttgataCAGGGAGCTCTCTTCTAGGGGTCTAAAAGCAAACTGTTAGTTTCGTTTCCTATCTTGTGGAAGATGTCTTTTGTCACCTTTGCTAGTTAAATTGATTCCTTTTTTTGTAGTAACTGCAACTGCAAGAGAATTTATATTGGTTGAATAAAGATCTAATGCAATCTCTTGGCATAGAATACCTATCCTTTGATCAGATATCTCTGAAAGAAAGCTGGCTTTTGTTAAACTGCATGGCCTGAATCTGGAAGTGCTGTATTGATAAGCAATGAGACTGTATCAGAGGCTGATGATTGAAAAATCAGACAGGATCCATCAGACTGATCCATATGAGCTGGTTGTACTGGGCAAGAAGACTGCTGGATTTGGGGGCATGCCTTGGTGCTGTGGTTAACCACAAATCAGTGATGTGGATGATACTGGTCATACTTACACTTTCTGCTGCTGTAGGGGAATACTGGGGTACAAAGCTGTTGAATGCCAGCACTGTAAGTCTGACATCCATTGAGCCCCTTCAGAGATTGTCACTGTTTACttgactgcatttttttcactttagtTACCTTGAAGGGTGTTTCCAGGATTGTATCCGTAAGGTTTCTGTTCTGTTTAAAAGCCAAACAGGAAGAACTCCTGACTCAAAGGCCACAACAGCGAACCGTATGATTCATAAAGTCAGTTTCATTTCAGTTAAAACTGTGGCTTCTGTCCTTTTCCATGAAGGGAAAGGAACTCCTAACATGGTTGTCAAGGGCTGAAATCAACAAAGCATTGTCCCTCAAAGCTCCAGAAGGAAAGTAGATGGTGCATTTAAATAACAAATGCAGGGAGAATTTCTGTGGTTTATGTAAGCAATTGAGGTGGAAGAGTTTTCCACCCTTTTTATAGTTGTGAGTTGTGTATTGGGCATGGCTCTTGAAGAGGGCTCACATCAGCAGGGTAAAATCCTTGTCTAGTTTCACTCCATGGCACCTAATAgatgtggtttttttaatttttattttattttattttttgattctCCTTAACCAGTGGACCAGGGAAAATCCCTGTGGTGAAGGGGAATCCTTGCTGGCTCCAGGACAGAGCAGTATTTCCTGGTAGATTAATCTCTGATATGAAACCTGACTAGACAAGGACCTGGGGACTTGCTGTTGTTCGTGCTCATTCTTCTGGCATCTACAAGAGTTTGAGCTCATGCAGTTCCATGTAAGCATTTGTGCATAACAAATGTGCATAACTGATCTAGGAGGCCATGATAAACACAAATGTAACacactgcagggagcaggggtaTGACTGAATGCCAGCAAGGAGCCTTTTGACCTGAGACTTCTGTATACTTTGTGGCATAATTTTTGAATGGAGGGCCTAGTATTGCTCTTTGTGGCCTGAAGTCTGTTGTACTTTATTCTTGCTCTTTGTTTACCTTTTCATCTTAGTGGGAACTTTGAATAGTTGGAGGTGTTCATCCAGCCAAGGAAGTAGGATTGTCTTTGGAGCAGTCCTCTGTTGTGTTGGTGGCAGGATCATGTCTGGGTGCTTATTTTGTATTAAAGGATGTTTGGAGTAGTAGGAAAAAGCCAGGAAGGGTTCTGGAATCTGTCGTAGAGACCTGTTGAAGGAGCTAGGGAGACTTGTGAGGAGGGTTCTGTGCCGAAGTCGTCAGTTGCCACAGTGAGTCAAGGTGTGTGAGCACCACAGATGGTGTCTCAGCAGGGAGGGATCCACTGGGGCTGCTGGAAGTGGGGTGTCATTGAGGCCTTGGGcatgggaaggggaaaagtgTAAGTGAATGGTCAAGAGTGAGTGTTGTTACTGTCAGAAAACATGTATTAAATGCAGAAGTGCACCTCAGAGATGATAGAGTTATAGCCTGTGTAAAAATAGAAGGGCAGTTCCCAAGAACATGGGTCAGGAATGATTTTCCCACAAAGTCAAAATACATGggtatttccattttctgattGAGGCTTGCAGCTTCTAACAGGCACCGTATCAAGTTGGGTTGGACTGGCGCATTGGTTTGTGTGTTCTCTTTGCCCATGCCTTCACTAAGATGGTTATCATTGGAACAACTGGTCTCCAGCTAAccataaaattgtttttctgactTGCCTGTCTGCCACAGATGCAGCCGAAAGGACAGACCAGAGTTGCATAGAATATCATCCTGGACCTCAGCACTGGTGACAGGAGTATTGAGATGCACACGTTGGCTATATTATCTTTTTGACTCTGTGACTATTGTTAtgtaagggaagaaaaaaccctTGTGTAATCCACAGTCTCTGGGAAGCAATTCACAATTTGAGACTGGTGTAAAGTGTAGAACTTGTGTGGAACAATGCTCGATTGAATGAGTTACTTTCAGTGTTGTTTATTTACACAACTGTTGGAACTGATGCCTTGAATTAAGCTGTATAAAGCTGGAAGATGTTTGCTCTTGAAGTGAGCAGGAAGTTGCTTAGTTGCTTGTATTATTGATgatacacatttttcttttcagggcaCAGGTGCAGCAAGTTTTGATGAATTTGGGAATTCAAAGTACCAAAATCGCAGAACTATGAGCAGCTCTGATCGTGCGATGATgaatgcttttaaagaaattacaaaCATGGCAGACAGAATCAACCTCCCTAGAAATATAGTTGTAAGTTCATGTCTCCCTTCCTTAAATTGTTCTGGCATTGACTTAGTTAGCATAATATAATGAGCACATGAATTTTTGATATTGCTGCTAATTAAATGGCCTAGAGTTAATTAAATTTCATCTTCTTGCGTTGAAGGATCgaacaaataatttattcaagCAAGTGTATGAGCAAAAGAGCCTGAAGGGGAGAAGTAATGATGCTATTGCTTCTGCTTGTCTCTACATAGCCTGTAGGCAAGAGGGCGTTCCAAGAACATTTAAAGGTAAGTTTTCAGTGATACAGATTCAATTTTGCTATGAAGGAAAGATTTAGTTACTGTCACTGTAGGAGGTTGGCTTTCTTATTCCTGGACTTTGTCAAATTGTTCTCAGCTGTAGCTCACCTTTGAGGGGAGGGTAGAAGGGTCTGTGGGAATTTGTTGTATTTGTGGAGTAGGCTCTAGGGCATGGAGGTTTTGGCATTTGAAAGATATTTTGAGTGTTGGTGAAACTTAAAAGGCATTGTTTTGATTGGAGGATGGTGGAGACTGTTGTAACTGACTTTAACTGAATTTGAACCAGCAGTTCTGTAGTAAATTTGTGCAACTTTTCCCTGACAGAGATGCAATTCTCTAGCATTGAGTACCAAATTTCCCATACTAAGTGAGCTGTATTAATTAGCACTTTATGGTAAGTGTGCACTGACTGAATTTTCACAAATGGTCAGAGCTTATTCATGATGGTGGCCTTCAGGACATTGGCTCTCTTTATGGGTCTTACTATACTGAGAATCAAGTTTGATTACTTTGGGAGGAGCAAATGTTGTGAAGCCTAAGATTTAATTTAtactctttttttcagaaatatgtgCAGTGTCCAggatttcaaagaaagaaataggCCGGTGTTTTAAACTTATTTTGAAAGCTCTGGAAACCAGTGTTGATTTGATTACAACTGGAGACTTCATGTCACGATTCTGTTCTAATCTGGGTCTTCCCAAACAAGTACAAATGGCAGCAACACATATTGCCCGTAAAGCTGTGGAATTAGACTTGGTTCCTGGGAGAAGCCCTATCTCTGTAGCAGCTGCAGCTATTTATATGGCATCACAGGCTTCTTCAGAGAAAAGGACACAAAAAGGTAAAACTTGAcgtttttttggtctttttttggtttgtttttagtTTGCTATGTCTTTCTTCTTGAAAGAAACTTCAGTATTGCTGTAAAACTTGGATGAGGTCTGTGCAAACAGTGATAAGCTCCATTCTAACTGCATACAACAAGGACCAAACCAGGATCTCCCAAACCCCAGAATGAAATGGAGTAATTGGCTACACTCAGTGTAAACTGTGTTCATTGTCTTCTGGTATTAGGAGTTGGATTCTTGAATGCAATGGACCAGTGCATTCAAATGAGCACAATAATTTCAGTTCACCTATGCTAGTATTCTTGTGTGTCCATTTTGCTTCTCTAAAATATTCCAAACAGGAGCTTGGTGGCAGTTGCAGGGAGCACTTGGGCTTTGGCTTACATTGAATCTTTAATcattcctgcagccagggaattGCCTGCATTAGTACACGGTCCTTGACTTAACGTGAGCCTGGTAAAGATGGAAAGTTTGAAATGGCAAGGTTTGCTGTGGACCAGATGGGGCAGATTCCCTGCTGGTTAGGCTAGCCTGTGGGGAACCAGTAAGGAGTTCAGGGCTCCTGAGCCACAGAGCAGCATGAATCAGTCCCTGGGGCTCAAGGGAATGAGGCTACAGGGCAGCAATATCTCGGGAAAGACATTTGTTTAGGCTGCAGGGGGTAGAACTTGATGTGAGAAATGGATCCAAGTGCTCCACTGAGTTATCCAGATCAGAAATGTTGAAAATGTAGCAATTTCTTAATGGAGCATTCCTTTTGGATAAAGAATAGCTTTTGTCTGTCAGGTTGTGGTGTTTTGTTCTGCATTTGTAACTGCTTATGTCCCTGGAGCACTGTTGGCACTTTGCTGGGTCTGTGAGTGATCTGGAGGCCAGGAAGTTCAGTACCTTCATCCTTGCTTGTTGTGAGCTACTGGATTTCATCTCTTAAGAGTGataattaaaatacagctgCTTGCCATGGACACCATGGCTCCACACTGCTCCAGTGTTTTCAGACATTACTGAAGGCTCTCATGCAGTGTAAGGTTTAAATTCCTGACTTGACTAACTCTTGAATAAATTTAAGTTTCTGTGCATCTCAAACAAGTGTTCCCTCAGCTTGTTAGACAGTGCTGTGTGCCTCTGCCTTATTTCTTGGTGCATTTTAAGGTAAATATATTTCATGCTTAACTGAAGGTATTAGTTTCTGTCTGTGACTcagttttttgcttgtttttgctTATATTTAATCAAAGCATAAAAATGAAGATCCAGAAGTTGATgatgatttattaaaatattggtGGCCATATATAGTAAATGTTTCTAATCACTTTTACACTCTTAGCCCTCTTCCAATTTGAAGTTTGTTATTCCATAATTTATAGGTTAAGCTGAACTGTATCACATAAGAAGACAGACTTATGTATCCAAAATATTAGTCACTGCAGTTAAAACCATTTCTAACAGGCTTTTGGGGGAGTTGCAAGTGAAGCAAGTGTCCAATGCCTCTTGATAAGTTATGCTTGCTGGTTTCTTGAATACAAATGGCAAAAGTAAAAACTAAccacttctctgctttttgttgtAGAAATTGGTGATATTGCTGGTGTGGCCGATGTTACGATTAGACAGTCATACAGGCTGATCTATCCTCGAGCTCCAGATCTTTTCCCAGCAGACTTCAAGTTTGATACCCCAGTAGACAAACTACCACAACTGTGAGATGGCAGAGGGTTAATTTCTATTaacccaacccccccaaaaaaaacaacaaaaacaaactctTTATTTTTGCCTATAATAAAGGTTGTACAAAGTGTTAATATTGGGTCTTCGTGTTGTGGAACTGGAGGATATGGAGATGGAGCATAACTGCTGGAAGGCAGCATACATTCCAAGGGTAAACAAGCTCATTGTGTGGCATTTTGTATGTATATATTAGTGgaagtaaatatttaatatctgTTGCAACAAATTTAATTTGATACTGTTGTACTTATTTAGATTTCTTTTGTAGGGATCGAGTAAGATGTATTTtggagaatttaaaatattgtggaATTACCAAATAAACTTTTCCAAAAACACCATCTTGTGGTATGACTGCAATGTGACATGCATGTACTCTTGTACATGCTGAGAACTGGAATGCAGTCCATGGAGTGGTGGGGAGTGAGCTTCATACTTGTGGGCTTGGTCACAAGGCTGCTTAAATGCTCACTTT contains:
- the GTF2B gene encoding transcription initiation factor IIB isoform X2, with amino-acid sequence MICSECGLVVGDRVIDVGSEWRTFSNDKATKDPSRVGDTQNPLLSDGDLSTMIGKGTGAASFDEFGNSKYQNRRTMSSSDRAMMNAFKEITNMADRINLPRNIVDRTNNLFKQVYEQKSLKGRSNDAIASACLYIACRQEGVPRTFKEICAVSRISKKEIGRCFKLILKALETSVDLITTGDFMSRFCSNLGLPKQVQMAATHIARKAVELDLVPGRSPISVAAAAIYMASQASSEKRTQKEIGDIAGVADVTIRQSYRLIYPRAPDLFPADFKFDTPVDKLPQL
- the GTF2B gene encoding transcription initiation factor IIB isoform X1, translated to MASTSRLDVLPRVTCPNHPDSILVEDYRAGDMICSECGLVVGDRVIDVGSEWRTFSNDKATKDPSRVGDTQNPLLSDGDLSTMIGKGTGAASFDEFGNSKYQNRRTMSSSDRAMMNAFKEITNMADRINLPRNIVDRTNNLFKQVYEQKSLKGRSNDAIASACLYIACRQEGVPRTFKEICAVSRISKKEIGRCFKLILKALETSVDLITTGDFMSRFCSNLGLPKQVQMAATHIARKAVELDLVPGRSPISVAAAAIYMASQASSEKRTQKEIGDIAGVADVTIRQSYRLIYPRAPDLFPADFKFDTPVDKLPQL